The stretch of DNA GGCGGCATCAGCGCCATCACCCTCCCCGCCGGCTACCTCGGCtcctccatcatcggcgccctcctcACCTTCTGCGGCTTCAACATCGTCGCCTCCAAGGTCGCcagcatcgtcctcggcgtctgcTTCCTCCTCACCCTGTGGTGGGGCAAGCGCGACTGGCTCACCGTCCTCACcgtcctgctcgccgtcggcctcatcgtcgcctgcTGGTTCATCGTccacgccgaggccctgcgcttcgtcgtcctcttcatcgGCGTCATGTCCTCGCTCTACAGCGTCTGGGACATTTGCGACGATCTCATCCTGCGCAAGGTCAACTCGTCCGACGCCAGCGTCTTCGCCAAGCGCTACGGCGGCTCCTCTCAGTGCTGGGGCGTCATCTGGTCCATCATCTCGGtcctcatcatggccgtgggTATCGTGGCTGGCCTAGCCGCCTTTTCGCAGTCgtttgagcagcagcaggaggactCCAAGAAGTTTATTCCGACCTGATATCGTTCTGGCTTGCGGGCTTGCTtcgagcccccccccccctccgaTACTGTTCCCTTGTCGAGATGGCGTTGATTTGGAAAGTGTGGCTGGGTTAGGATTTGTTGC from Purpureocillium takamizusanense chromosome 6, complete sequence encodes:
- a CDS encoding uncharacterized protein (COG:S~EggNog:ENOG503Q4N5~TransMembrane:7 (n7-15c19/20o43-63i75-94o114-135i142-161o167-186i191-208o240-261i)); translated protein: MAPPPPIILPSPLLLGAAADFSAPTRSLHENHARDLQHPTHTQQVTLGVIAAYVVAIAILWNVPYVKMILWPFKMLVIAFHEFGHAITAVLTGGRVKSISLDPNEGGVTHMQGGISAITLPAGYLGSSIIGALLTFCGFNIVASKVASIVLGVCFLLTLWWGKRDWLTVLTVLLAVGLIVACWFIVHAEALRFVVLFIGVMSSLYSVWDICDDLILRKVNSSDASVFAKRYGGSSQCWGVIWSIISVLIMAVGIVAGLAAFSQSFEQQQEDSKKFIPT